Proteins co-encoded in one Candidatus Binatia bacterium genomic window:
- a CDS encoding Ig-like domain-containing protein, protein MTAVLRNASRGLTALLAVLVVACGGNGSGGSASEPVPARAEVSGLVVLHRDVQTGAGESLGPPPLDWAPAPDRAAFDRALANADWALDGDTGLNGTTTADGRFVLKDLDPGRYTLVVSRTLDGNLVPVIVPVVAGDDGAGSVVTEVAWGLVRSTVEYTLNGVPRREIHGPNGTRVALANGRIVELVAPDRVLDDPDGDGRFDGGGSCVPQAWECRPDGTCETGTGCNCVASCPDCRDCGPPVCSQPARGIVYRCNDDGSCAHPGDRCVCVSSCPECDDCTRQVCVPGCGPVEISAISITAAPRRLFVGQRAQAIAAAVLSDGGTIDVTHLVTWRSANETVATIDSWGTVTGSGEGSTELSATLGGFATGAWPVTVTARPEPLRLWIENRSCYYWLGRPEPAVDILPGPDCRQVILVGGQIPFGAWAEFDGGTIQDVTAEVVWQVDPAAVGEVSAGVFTGKQVGTAKLTARLGETSSEATEIRVVTERSVLSLSIYPMNWYFPPTQPIPFVDTRPVPCPDCQPVVTLLTGDTMPFRATAQYDTGEWEDVTERVTWNSIPTTVATIDARGLLTAVAAGDAEIKATLGDVSSEAAEVRVVDTATLELLTIFQEGSQRVVVRGDRRYFRANGLYDIGLHRDVTADATWQTSDPDVAAFTAPGELTAKAAGTVDVWAEMGAERSEPLRIEVYETGALDYCDPNRVHHSTWADGFNRVTLESDCATYSAPGVATLRYSVTEVVPRGGIFAPCLDLYVYRGATRVRTLREQGCGDPFVPNAAPGRDDEVLKYQLRAFWDLKDDSGATVPPGRYTIHGRFYLYYDPVVSLDVAVVDGNGHVPCEPNACGNGCGYVHVCGDDGAPLACPEICRELCECPPGWGSVEGGQCAPCTQECCPPGAACAVGMRPCDPPCCPAGSERCLPGLPACQPPAGCCPAGADCHAGLPPCDRCCRGDEVCPAIYPPCEPPLPLCCPEGDACIPELPPCPQKCCPPNARCTEEIPPCPTDSPV, encoded by the coding sequence ATGACCGCTGTACTGCGCAACGCATCGAGGGGATTGACGGCGCTGCTGGCTGTTCTGGTCGTCGCCTGCGGCGGCAACGGTAGCGGCGGGTCGGCGTCGGAACCGGTGCCTGCCCGGGCCGAAGTGTCGGGGCTGGTCGTGCTGCACCGCGACGTGCAAACCGGGGCCGGCGAGAGTCTCGGACCGCCGCCACTGGACTGGGCCCCCGCGCCGGATCGCGCCGCCTTCGATCGCGCCCTCGCCAACGCCGACTGGGCACTCGACGGCGATACCGGACTCAACGGCACGACCACGGCCGACGGCCGCTTCGTGCTCAAAGACCTCGACCCCGGACGCTACACCCTGGTCGTTAGCCGGACCCTCGACGGTAACCTCGTGCCGGTGATCGTGCCCGTCGTCGCCGGGGACGACGGCGCCGGCTCCGTGGTGACCGAAGTTGCCTGGGGACTCGTACGCTCCACCGTGGAATACACCTTGAACGGCGTTCCTCGGCGGGAGATCCACGGTCCCAATGGGACGCGGGTGGCGCTTGCCAACGGTCGTATCGTCGAGCTGGTCGCTCCGGACCGTGTCCTCGATGACCCCGACGGCGACGGCCGTTTCGACGGCGGCGGGTCGTGCGTGCCGCAGGCGTGGGAGTGCCGGCCCGACGGTACGTGCGAGACCGGCACCGGGTGCAACTGCGTTGCAAGCTGCCCCGACTGCCGCGATTGCGGTCCGCCGGTGTGTTCGCAGCCCGCGCGGGGAATCGTCTACCGCTGTAACGACGACGGCTCGTGCGCGCATCCGGGCGATCGCTGCGTCTGCGTTTCCAGTTGCCCGGAGTGCGACGACTGCACGCGCCAGGTCTGCGTGCCGGGCTGTGGGCCGGTGGAGATCTCGGCGATCTCGATCACTGCGGCGCCGCGACGGTTGTTCGTGGGCCAGCGCGCGCAGGCCATCGCGGCGGCCGTTCTCTCCGACGGCGGCACCATCGATGTCACGCACCTCGTCACCTGGCGCTCGGCGAACGAGACCGTCGCCACGATCGATTCGTGGGGGACGGTGACCGGCAGCGGCGAAGGGTCGACCGAGCTGTCGGCAACCCTGGGCGGGTTCGCCACTGGTGCGTGGCCGGTTACCGTGACCGCGCGGCCGGAACCGCTGCGGCTCTGGATCGAGAACCGATCTTGTTACTACTGGCTCGGCCGGCCCGAGCCGGCGGTCGACATCCTGCCCGGGCCGGATTGCCGTCAGGTCATCCTCGTCGGCGGTCAGATTCCCTTCGGGGCGTGGGCCGAATTCGACGGCGGCACGATTCAAGATGTAACCGCCGAGGTGGTGTGGCAGGTGGACCCCGCGGCGGTCGGCGAGGTCTCGGCAGGCGTGTTCACGGGCAAGCAGGTCGGTACGGCGAAGCTGACAGCACGGCTCGGCGAGACGAGCAGCGAAGCCACCGAGATCCGGGTCGTGACCGAGCGCAGCGTCCTGAGCCTCTCGATCTATCCCATGAACTGGTACTTCCCGCCGACGCAACCGATACCCTTTGTCGATACTCGACCGGTGCCGTGTCCGGACTGCCAGCCGGTGGTGACCTTGCTCACCGGCGACACGATGCCCTTCAGGGCGACGGCACAATACGACACCGGCGAGTGGGAGGACGTGACCGAGCGGGTCACGTGGAACAGCATACCCACTACCGTTGCGACGATCGATGCCCGAGGATTGCTGACTGCCGTTGCCGCCGGCGACGCGGAGATCAAGGCAACGCTCGGCGACGTCAGCAGTGAGGCCGCCGAGGTCAGGGTGGTCGACACGGCGACTCTCGAACTGCTGACGATCTTTCAGGAAGGCAGCCAGCGCGTCGTTGTCAGAGGCGATCGGCGCTATTTCCGCGCCAACGGCCTCTACGACATCGGTCTCCACCGGGACGTAACCGCCGACGCGACGTGGCAGACCTCGGACCCGGACGTTGCCGCCTTTACGGCGCCGGGCGAGCTGACGGCAAAGGCGGCGGGGACCGTGGACGTGTGGGCGGAGATGGGTGCGGAACGCAGCGAACCCCTGCGCATCGAGGTATATGAAACCGGCGCGCTCGACTACTGCGATCCGAACCGGGTGCACCACTCGACGTGGGCCGACGGCTTCAATCGGGTCACGCTGGAGAGCGACTGTGCGACGTACAGCGCTCCGGGCGTGGCGACACTGCGCTACTCGGTGACCGAAGTCGTGCCGCGCGGGGGCATCTTCGCGCCCTGTCTCGACCTCTACGTGTACCGCGGGGCAACCCGCGTGCGCACCCTGCGCGAGCAGGGTTGCGGCGATCCGTTCGTGCCCAACGCGGCGCCCGGCCGTGACGACGAGGTGTTGAAGTATCAACTCCGTGCCTTCTGGGATCTGAAGGACGACAGCGGCGCCACGGTTCCGCCCGGGCGCTACACGATCCACGGGCGGTTCTATCTCTATTACGATCCGGTCGTGAGCCTCGACGTCGCCGTGGTCGACGGCAACGGACACGTGCCGTGCGAGCCGAACGCGTGCGGCAACGGGTGCGGTTACGTACACGTCTGCGGCGATGACGGGGCGCCGCTGGCCTGTCCCGAGATATGCCGCGAGCTGTGCGAGTGTCCGCCGGGCTGGGGCAGCGTGGAGGGCGGCCAGTGCGCGCCGTGCACGCAGGAGTGCTGTCCGCCGGGGGCCGCCTGCGCCGTCGGCATGCGACCGTGCGACCCGCCGTGCTGCCCTGCCGGCTCGGAGCGTTGCCTGCCCGGCCTGCCGGCGTGCCAGCCGCCCGCGGGATGTTGTCCGGCCGGCGCCGACTGCCACGCGGGTCTACCGCCGTGCGACCGGTGCTGCAGAGGCGACGAGGTCTGTCCGGCCATCTATCCGCCCTGCGAACCCCCGCTGCCGCTGTGCTGTCCGGAGGGCGACGCCTGCATTCCCGAGCTGCCGCCGTGCCCGCAGAAATGTTGTCCGCCAAACGCACGTTGCACCGAGGAGATTCCTCCGTGTCCGACGGATTCCCCCGTCTGA
- a CDS encoding MaoC family dehydratase N-terminal domain-containing protein has translation MQLGDTIGPQRRRAPQAAQIAAYMGAGRFAEPLFVDEAYARALGFAGVIAPGPMLTAFLEQFVRGALPDWRLEALGTTFRVPTPVGSEVELRGAVTEHHEMADGERLVCDLVLSHTDGTAAVTGTARLCRRCAPAADEIARG, from the coding sequence GTGCAACTCGGGGACACGATCGGGCCGCAGCGCCGGCGGGCGCCGCAGGCCGCACAGATCGCCGCGTACATGGGGGCGGGGCGTTTCGCGGAGCCGTTATTCGTCGACGAAGCGTATGCGCGAGCGCTCGGTTTTGCGGGCGTGATCGCGCCGGGGCCGATGTTGACGGCGTTTCTGGAGCAGTTCGTGCGCGGCGCGTTGCCCGATTGGCGCCTCGAAGCGTTGGGAACGACGTTCCGGGTGCCGACCCCGGTGGGCAGCGAGGTCGAGTTGCGGGGCGCGGTAACCGAGCACCACGAGATGGCCGACGGCGAACGGCTGGTCTGCGACCTCGTGCTGTCGCACACCGACGGCACGGCCGCGGTGACCGGAACGGCGCGCCTGTGCCGCCGCTGCGCGCCGGCCGCAGACGAAATCGCCCGGGGATGA
- a CDS encoding MaoC family dehydratase N-terminal domain-containing protein produces the protein MGTEVGRVGLVQLPAGMLGREVSRGRTVVTAETIAAYASAVGDEATLAAGCTVAPPTFCLALRGGFEPEVELPPGVFGVHGGHDLEFQAPILAGAGYEVTSRLVDVYEKSGRGGAMTVLVREACVRDDAGNLVARIVERQILRAHPAGVPPTG, from the coding sequence ATGGGAACCGAGGTTGGACGGGTAGGGCTGGTGCAGCTTCCGGCGGGCATGCTCGGCCGCGAGGTGTCGCGGGGGCGCACGGTGGTGACCGCGGAGACGATCGCGGCTTACGCGAGCGCCGTCGGCGACGAGGCCACGCTGGCGGCGGGTTGCACGGTGGCGCCACCGACGTTCTGTCTGGCGCTGCGTGGCGGCTTTGAGCCCGAGGTGGAGTTGCCGCCGGGGGTCTTCGGCGTGCACGGTGGGCACGATCTGGAATTCCAGGCGCCGATCCTTGCGGGGGCGGGGTACGAAGTGACTTCCCGGCTGGTCGACGTGTACGAGAAGAGCGGCCGGGGCGGAGCGATGACGGTACTGGTGCGCGAAGCCTGCGTGCGCGACGATGCCGGGAACCTGGTGGCGCGTATCGTCGAGCGGCAGATCCTGCGCGCGCACCCGGCGGGCGTGCCGCCGACGGGGTGA
- the rpe gene encoding ribulose-phosphate 3-epimerase, which produces MTGAPKIAPSILAADFLKLGEEIRAAESGGVDRFHVDIMDGVFVPNLSLGIPIVEAVRRATKLPVEVHLMIDRPERYVADFAGAGSDWIIVHQEASVQLHRTVHAVRELERKVSVGLNPGTPVHTLEAIVEDLDGVLVMTVDPGFGGQRFIESTLRKVRQAREMIDARGLQCEVEVDGGVDASTAPRAVEAGATLLVAGTSVFRHADGAGAGVRHLHQCCAAARYVAAGR; this is translated from the coding sequence ATGACGGGCGCGCCGAAGATTGCGCCGTCGATACTGGCGGCGGACTTTCTCAAGCTCGGTGAAGAGATCCGGGCCGCGGAAAGTGGGGGAGTGGACCGGTTTCACGTCGACATCATGGATGGCGTGTTCGTGCCGAATCTGAGTCTCGGTATTCCGATCGTGGAAGCGGTGCGGCGGGCGACGAAGTTGCCGGTGGAAGTCCACCTGATGATCGACCGGCCGGAGAGATATGTGGCCGACTTCGCCGGTGCGGGGTCCGACTGGATCATCGTGCACCAGGAGGCGTCGGTGCAGTTGCACCGCACGGTGCACGCGGTGCGCGAGCTGGAGCGGAAGGTGAGCGTGGGATTGAATCCGGGGACGCCGGTGCACACCCTGGAGGCGATCGTCGAGGACCTCGACGGCGTGCTGGTGATGACGGTCGATCCGGGCTTCGGCGGGCAGCGGTTCATCGAGAGCACGTTGCGCAAGGTGAGGCAGGCGCGCGAGATGATCGATGCGCGAGGTTTGCAGTGCGAGGTCGAGGTCGACGGTGGGGTCGATGCCTCGACCGCGCCGCGCGCGGTCGAGGCGGGGGCGACGCTCCTGGTTGCCGGCACCTCGGTGTTCCGTCACGCGGACGGTGCGGGCGCCGGGGTGCGACATCTGCACCAGTGTTGTGCTGCGGCACGTTACGTCGCGGCCGGTCGTTGA
- a CDS encoding NADH-quinone oxidoreductase subunit M, translating to MTWPILSALIFVPFLAALFVVLLPAEPPAIARRAAFLFSLVPLALSLEMLRHFDPAIGTFQLAEKAAWIPSLGVYYSLGVDGFSLWLVVLTTLLTPTVILAAWGDINRLVKEFMALMLFMEGAMIGALVAVDLFLFFVFWEFMTVPMFFVIGIWGGARRRYATIKFILYTMVGSALMFVAMMYLAFKHAQTNPITFDIVSLYNVSLTFTEQMWLFAAFALAFMIKVPMVPLHTWLPDAHTEAPTGGSVDLAGVLLKMGVYGFLRFALPMFPAAAEAAFPVIMTLAVIGIIYGAMVAMPQPDMKRLVAYSSVSHLGFVMLGIYAFNNPGITGGILQMVNHGLSTGALFILVGYIYDRRHTRMIAEYGGIWSVMPVYAALFLVVMLSSIGLPGLNGFVGEFLILLGAFRAHPWAGGLGVLGVVFGAVYLLTMYKHVFFGPVTNEANRQLKDLSPREIIAVAPVLVAIVWIGVYPKPFLDRIEPTVQVLLGRLRAAGATRHLVEAPAPAMEALLSAVPRHRDAD from the coding sequence ATGACCTGGCCCATTTTGTCGGCACTGATCTTCGTTCCGTTTCTGGCGGCGCTGTTCGTCGTGTTGTTGCCGGCCGAGCCGCCGGCCATCGCTCGGCGCGCGGCGTTTCTCTTTTCGCTGGTGCCGCTGGCGCTGTCGCTGGAGATGCTGCGGCACTTCGACCCGGCGATCGGGACGTTTCAGCTCGCCGAGAAGGCGGCGTGGATTCCGAGCCTCGGGGTCTATTACTCGCTCGGGGTCGACGGCTTTTCGCTGTGGCTGGTCGTTCTGACCACGCTGCTGACGCCGACGGTGATCCTGGCCGCCTGGGGCGATATCAACCGCCTCGTCAAGGAGTTCATGGCCCTGATGCTGTTCATGGAAGGGGCGATGATCGGGGCCCTGGTGGCGGTCGACCTGTTCTTGTTCTTCGTGTTCTGGGAGTTCATGACGGTGCCGATGTTCTTCGTCATCGGCATCTGGGGCGGGGCGCGGCGCCGATATGCGACGATAAAGTTCATCCTGTACACGATGGTCGGCAGCGCGTTGATGTTCGTCGCGATGATGTACCTGGCGTTCAAGCACGCGCAGACCAATCCGATCACTTTCGACATCGTCAGCCTTTACAACGTGTCGCTGACCTTCACCGAGCAGATGTGGCTGTTCGCGGCTTTTGCGTTGGCCTTCATGATCAAGGTGCCGATGGTGCCGCTGCACACGTGGCTGCCCGACGCGCACACCGAGGCCCCGACGGGGGGGTCGGTCGACCTTGCCGGCGTGCTGCTGAAGATGGGCGTGTACGGGTTCCTGCGCTTTGCGCTGCCGATGTTTCCGGCGGCGGCCGAAGCGGCCTTTCCGGTGATCATGACCCTGGCGGTGATCGGCATCATCTACGGAGCGATGGTGGCGATGCCGCAGCCGGACATGAAGCGGCTGGTGGCGTACTCGTCGGTGAGTCACCTCGGCTTCGTGATGCTGGGGATATACGCGTTCAACAACCCGGGCATCACCGGCGGCATCCTGCAGATGGTCAATCACGGCCTGTCGACCGGGGCGCTGTTTATCCTCGTCGGCTACATCTACGACCGGCGCCACACGCGGATGATTGCCGAGTACGGCGGCATCTGGAGCGTCATGCCGGTGTATGCCGCGCTCTTCCTCGTGGTCATGCTGTCGTCGATCGGTCTCCCGGGACTCAACGGCTTTGTGGGCGAGTTCCTGATCCTGCTCGGGGCCTTCCGCGCCCATCCGTGGGCGGGGGGGCTGGGCGTGCTCGGCGTGGTGTTTGGCGCCGTGTATCTGCTGACCATGTACAAACACGTGTTCTTCGGGCCGGTAACCAACGAGGCCAACCGTCAGCTCAAGGACCTGTCGCCGCGCGAGATAATTGCGGTGGCACCGGTACTGGTGGCGATCGTCTGGATAGGCGTGTACCCGAAGCCCTTTCTCGATCGCATCGAGCCGACGGTGCAGGTGCTGCTCGGCCGGTTGCGGGCCGCGGGGGCGACGCGGCATCTGGTGGAGGCGCCGGCGCCGGCGATGGAAGCGCTGTTATCGGCGGTTCCACGTCACCGGGACGCCGACTGA
- the nuoL gene encoding NADH-quinone oxidoreductase subunit L — MPVIDTSLLRWILILPLGGVLACLVAAVTGRVRLARVAGPLSVLGAFGVSVAAVAQLWAQPAGAALLDRVYVWLHSSPLTVEMAFRVDALSSVMILIVTGVGFLIHLYSVGYMHGDPDEARYFAYLNLFTASMLVLVLADSLPLLFVGWEGVGLCSYLLIGFWYTDMANADAGRKAFVANRIGDAAFLIGMFLIFWQLDALGTPSLGFAEVNGSAGKMAAAAPAVVTAACLLLFVGATGKSAQIPLYVWLPDAMAGPTPVSALIHAATMVTAGVYMIARLSPLYVLAPLAMDVVATVGALTAFFAATIGLVQNDLKKILAYSTVSQIGYMILGVGVGAFGAAIFHLMTHAFFKALLFLCAGSVMHALHGELDIWKMGGLRRTLRITAPTFLIAAMAISGVPGFAAFFSKDLILEHAFTGGHFVTWSIGVIAAGCTAFYVFRAYFVAFTGESRVEPEKAKHMHESPAVMTVPLVILAVLSAVGGWIGLPHGWLWGDWLGEYLAPSLAHLPEAEHHAVSSATMYGLMGGTSAVALGGIALAYVFYVRSPGLPMILAWKAQGLYTLLWEKYRVDELYDAVFIRPYVKLSDFFWKVVDAEIIDGAVNEVGEAIASMGGGLRRLQSGNVQAYALVMLLGAVGLLLMFGGE; from the coding sequence ATGCCGGTAATCGATACCAGTTTGTTGCGGTGGATTTTGATCCTGCCATTGGGGGGCGTGCTCGCCTGTCTGGTGGCCGCGGTGACGGGACGGGTCCGGCTGGCGCGCGTCGCCGGTCCGCTGTCCGTACTCGGTGCCTTTGGCGTGTCGGTGGCGGCCGTGGCGCAGCTCTGGGCACAACCCGCCGGGGCGGCGCTGCTGGACCGGGTTTACGTCTGGCTGCACTCGAGTCCCCTGACGGTCGAGATGGCGTTCCGGGTCGATGCACTGTCGAGCGTGATGATCCTGATCGTCACCGGGGTCGGGTTTCTGATTCATCTCTATTCCGTCGGGTACATGCACGGCGATCCGGACGAGGCCCGGTACTTCGCGTACCTGAACCTGTTCACGGCGTCGATGCTGGTGCTGGTGTTGGCCGATTCGCTGCCGCTGTTGTTCGTGGGCTGGGAGGGGGTGGGCCTGTGCTCTTATCTCCTGATCGGCTTCTGGTACACGGACATGGCCAATGCCGACGCTGGCCGCAAGGCATTCGTTGCCAACCGGATCGGCGACGCGGCGTTCCTGATCGGTATGTTTCTGATTTTCTGGCAGCTCGACGCACTCGGCACGCCGTCGTTGGGGTTTGCCGAGGTGAACGGCTCGGCCGGCAAGATGGCGGCGGCGGCGCCGGCGGTGGTTACCGCGGCCTGCCTGCTCCTGTTCGTCGGGGCCACCGGCAAGTCGGCGCAAATCCCGTTGTACGTCTGGTTGCCGGATGCGATGGCCGGCCCGACGCCGGTATCGGCGCTCATCCACGCCGCCACCATGGTGACCGCCGGCGTGTACATGATTGCGCGCCTGTCGCCGCTTTACGTGCTGGCGCCGCTGGCGATGGACGTGGTGGCGACGGTCGGGGCGTTGACGGCCTTCTTTGCCGCGACGATCGGTCTGGTGCAGAACGACCTGAAGAAGATCCTCGCCTACTCGACGGTATCGCAGATCGGCTACATGATCCTTGGGGTGGGCGTCGGCGCCTTCGGGGCGGCGATCTTCCATCTAATGACGCACGCCTTCTTCAAGGCCCTGCTGTTCCTGTGCGCCGGCAGCGTGATGCACGCCCTGCACGGCGAGCTCGACATCTGGAAGATGGGCGGACTGCGGCGGACGCTGCGGATCACGGCGCCGACCTTCCTGATTGCGGCCATGGCGATCTCGGGGGTGCCCGGTTTCGCGGCGTTCTTCTCGAAGGACCTCATTCTCGAGCACGCGTTTACCGGCGGCCACTTCGTTACGTGGTCGATCGGTGTGATCGCGGCGGGCTGCACGGCGTTCTATGTGTTCAGGGCATATTTCGTGGCGTTCACCGGCGAGAGCCGGGTCGAGCCCGAGAAGGCTAAGCACATGCACGAATCGCCCGCCGTGATGACCGTGCCGCTGGTGATTCTTGCGGTGCTGTCGGCGGTGGGCGGCTGGATCGGTCTGCCGCACGGTTGGCTGTGGGGCGACTGGCTCGGCGAGTACCTGGCGCCGTCGCTGGCGCACTTGCCGGAGGCGGAGCACCACGCGGTGTCGAGTGCGACCATGTACGGCCTGATGGGCGGCACCTCGGCGGTGGCGCTGGGGGGCATTGCGCTGGCGTACGTGTTTTACGTGCGTTCGCCGGGCCTGCCGATGATCCTGGCGTGGAAGGCGCAGGGTTTGTACACGCTGCTCTGGGAGAAGTACCGGGTGGACGAGCTGTACGACGCGGTGTTCATCCGGCCGTATGTGAAGTTGTCGGACTTCTTCTGGAAAGTCGTGGATGCGGAGATTATCGACGGGGCGGTGAACGAGGTCGGCGAGGCGATCGCGTCGATGGGCGGAGGGCTGCGGCGGTTGCAGAGCGGCAACGTGCAGGCTTACGCGCTGGTGATGTTGTTGGGGGCCGTCGGGTTGCTCCTGATGTTCGGAGGAGAATGA